The Lentisphaera araneosa HTCC2155 genome has a window encoding:
- a CDS encoding WD40 repeat domain-containing protein translates to MCKKLILGALLFSSMAISADEHGNRVGEISFDKSGSEYLVSGRDLVLLNQNGEQKSLLNRNAYPVSAAEFSSDESYVITVTGKTKHLKVLDKQGKEKASLRLGFVLPENIEMQVVGYDSTIVLSSNNQLFFYEYKNGKIVKRAELPFPDTSFVNAYDVSADGKYVFINDRRFLILKSPKSWIFKPAKSFVKVTGKIRKVRIADNGKQVMVLHQNGRGISVHNAENGEMVKSYLLTSPINEVECDGKLSKAYFNGGVLDLVTGAAEVSKKMPNGRMNINVDSSAVSVGAIIKKNGKLYDYTAPYQTFSSAQFEGETLVVNEADKTYEINAKDKTARKVAAKTFYKGRFKGLVGKSDDGRYGVDFSGRVYDYRQKAFVGRPLFGTGGYVLKASISDNGNIAFVGANKVYIYNHLKKKSITNFDLPASLNQESDVSVSLSPSSKHCAVSYMTADGSVEVYVYNLAESRPGALSRKISGAKSLLFTSDETLLIAGGKSILTTEYNGNKWVIKDAQSLLVESGTLNRVLMQGDYVAGLNENGRIHLFDYRTGGEIYTVALKANETTMRSVGK, encoded by the coding sequence ATGTGTAAAAAATTGATTTTGGGGGCCCTGTTATTTTCAAGCATGGCTATTTCAGCTGATGAACACGGAAATCGTGTAGGTGAGATTTCTTTCGATAAATCAGGAAGTGAATACCTCGTAAGTGGTCGTGATTTAGTTTTACTCAATCAGAATGGCGAACAAAAATCCTTGCTCAATAGAAATGCTTATCCAGTCTCTGCAGCAGAATTTAGTTCAGATGAAAGTTATGTAATTACCGTAACAGGAAAAACAAAGCACTTAAAAGTTTTGGATAAGCAAGGTAAAGAAAAAGCGTCTTTAAGACTTGGTTTTGTTCTTCCTGAAAATATAGAAATGCAAGTTGTGGGTTACGATAGCACGATTGTTTTGAGCTCAAATAACCAACTATTTTTCTATGAATATAAGAATGGTAAGATTGTCAAAAGAGCTGAGTTACCTTTCCCAGATACATCCTTTGTGAATGCTTACGATGTAAGTGCCGATGGCAAGTACGTTTTTATCAATGATCGCCGTTTTCTCATTTTAAAATCTCCCAAATCATGGATCTTTAAGCCCGCAAAAAGCTTTGTTAAAGTAACGGGTAAAATCCGTAAAGTTCGCATCGCAGATAATGGGAAACAAGTGATGGTACTCCACCAAAATGGTCGTGGTATCTCGGTTCACAATGCCGAGAATGGTGAAATGGTGAAGAGCTACTTATTGACCTCACCAATTAATGAAGTTGAGTGTGATGGTAAGTTAAGCAAAGCTTACTTTAACGGAGGTGTACTAGACCTAGTCACGGGTGCTGCGGAAGTAAGTAAAAAAATGCCGAATGGCAGAATGAATATAAATGTGGATTCCAGTGCCGTTTCTGTTGGAGCGATTATCAAGAAAAATGGTAAGCTCTATGACTATACAGCCCCGTACCAGACTTTTAGTTCGGCGCAATTTGAAGGCGAGACACTAGTTGTTAATGAAGCAGATAAAACCTATGAGATTAATGCTAAGGATAAAACGGCTAGAAAAGTTGCAGCAAAAACTTTTTATAAAGGTCGCTTTAAAGGTTTAGTTGGCAAGAGTGATGATGGTCGTTATGGAGTAGATTTCTCTGGGCGAGTTTATGATTATCGACAAAAAGCTTTCGTGGGTCGACCGCTATTCGGAACAGGTGGATACGTATTAAAAGCCAGTATTTCCGATAATGGTAACATCGCTTTTGTAGGTGCTAATAAAGTATATATTTATAATCACTTGAAGAAAAAATCGATTACTAATTTTGATTTGCCAGCGAGTCTCAATCAAGAGAGTGATGTGAGTGTGAGCCTAAGTCCTAGTTCTAAGCATTGTGCAGTTTCTTATATGACAGCCGATGGGTCAGTGGAGGTTTATGTGTATAATTTAGCTGAATCGAGACCAGGTGCCTTGTCACGAAAAATCAGCGGTGCAAAATCGCTGCTTTTTACATCGGATGAGACACTCCTTATTGCAGGTGGTAAAAGTATTTTGACCACGGAATACAATGGTAATAAGTGGGTGATTAAAGATGCACAATCACTCTTAGTTGAGTCAGGTACTTTGAACAGAGTTCTCATGCAAGGAGACTATGTGGCAGGCTTGAATGAAAACGGTCGCATTCACTTGTTTGATTACAGAACTGGAGGTGAAATCTACACCGTTGCCCTGAAAGCCAATGAAACAACAATGCGCTCAGTAGGAAAATAA
- a CDS encoding ATP-dependent Clp protease proteolytic subunit, translating into MNPQNSHYVPMVVEQSANGERGYDIYSRLLKDRIVMLSTPVDDHVASLLVAQFLFLQAEDPKKDIQFFINSPGGSVTAGLMIYDTMQILSCDIQTVCIGQAASMGAVLLSAGTAGKRYCLPHSRVMIHQPSGGAGGTAADITIQAAEIKRLKKELYDILSHHTGKDYPTIEEDSDRDYFMSGEEAKAYGLVDHIMTKKA; encoded by the coding sequence ATGAATCCACAAAACAGTCATTACGTACCCATGGTTGTCGAACAAAGTGCTAACGGCGAACGCGGTTACGACATTTACTCACGACTATTAAAAGACCGAATTGTCATGCTGAGCACTCCAGTAGATGATCACGTAGCATCCCTTCTTGTCGCTCAATTCCTCTTCCTCCAGGCAGAGGACCCCAAGAAAGACATTCAGTTCTTCATCAATAGCCCAGGTGGCTCAGTCACTGCTGGCTTAATGATTTACGACACTATGCAGATCTTATCCTGCGACATACAAACCGTATGTATTGGTCAAGCTGCGAGCATGGGTGCTGTATTACTTTCTGCTGGCACAGCTGGCAAACGCTACTGTCTACCGCACTCACGCGTCATGATCCACCAACCCTCTGGCGGAGCTGGCGGTACAGCTGCCGACATCACGATTCAGGCAGCTGAGATCAAGCGTCTCAAAAAAGAACTTTACGATATCTTAAGCCACCATACAGGCAAAGATTACCCTACAATCGAAGAAGACTCAGATAGAGATTACTTCATGAGTGGTGAGGAAGCTAAAGCATACGGCTTAGTTGATCACATCATGACGAAGAAAGCCTAA
- the tig gene encoding trigger factor yields the protein MSQALTYSINELSACRKELEVNTPAQEVTQLFNNVCKQIGQQAKFPGFRNGKVPRTLILQKYGEQIKKEISEKLVSKAVDQARESEKFEIAGYLDVADFTPKYNEDCAFKITLDIYPTITLPDYKSVKVELEEYVEDEAKVKESLEEMAARFSTMEVVDRPAEKEDFVKSNFSTDLEATEATKDVLAGEDRWIPLTENGFIPGATEALSGKSKGDKVTWTADFPEDFHNAELAGKSVEYTADIIEVHGRNAPELSDEIAVQAGAKDLADIEEKIKESLKSQFENKQRSEKRDEIVAQLLEGFDCDLPQHLLEQETHRQVHTIMAEEGIEAPEQCGHNDSDEKHDCCPSEEKTAAETATQEKALAAATKDLKTRMILREVAKEEKVELNQYEVQMQLYSMAQHYNMSVEDLTKQLQETNSLHEFTDHVLMDKTLDKIVDIASGKNA from the coding sequence ATGAGTCAAGCACTTACTTACTCTATCAACGAGCTCTCAGCTTGTCGCAAAGAACTCGAAGTCAACACACCCGCACAAGAAGTTACACAACTTTTTAACAATGTTTGCAAACAAATTGGCCAACAAGCTAAATTTCCTGGCTTCCGTAATGGCAAAGTTCCTCGCACACTCATCCTCCAAAAGTATGGCGAACAAATCAAAAAAGAAATCTCCGAAAAACTCGTTTCAAAAGCTGTTGATCAAGCACGCGAAAGTGAAAAGTTCGAAATCGCTGGCTACCTCGACGTTGCTGATTTCACACCCAAGTATAACGAAGACTGTGCTTTCAAAATCACTCTCGACATCTACCCAACTATCACTCTCCCTGATTACAAATCAGTTAAAGTTGAGCTTGAAGAATACGTTGAAGACGAAGCTAAAGTAAAAGAATCTCTCGAAGAAATGGCCGCTCGTTTCTCTACAATGGAAGTTGTTGATCGCCCTGCTGAGAAAGAAGATTTCGTGAAATCAAACTTCTCTACTGATCTCGAAGCTACTGAAGCTACAAAAGACGTGCTCGCTGGCGAAGATCGCTGGATCCCACTCACTGAAAATGGTTTCATCCCTGGTGCTACTGAAGCACTTTCTGGCAAAAGCAAAGGCGACAAAGTTACTTGGACTGCAGACTTCCCTGAAGACTTCCACAATGCTGAACTCGCTGGTAAATCTGTTGAGTACACAGCTGACATCATCGAAGTTCACGGTCGCAACGCTCCTGAACTCAGCGACGAAATCGCTGTTCAAGCTGGTGCAAAAGACCTCGCTGACATCGAAGAAAAAATCAAAGAATCACTCAAGAGCCAATTTGAAAACAAGCAGCGCAGTGAAAAGCGCGACGAAATCGTTGCTCAACTCCTCGAAGGTTTTGACTGCGACCTTCCACAACACCTCCTCGAGCAAGAAACTCACCGTCAAGTTCACACGATCATGGCTGAAGAAGGTATTGAAGCTCCAGAACAATGTGGACATAATGACTCTGACGAAAAGCATGACTGCTGCCCTAGCGAAGAGAAAACTGCTGCCGAAACTGCAACTCAAGAAAAAGCTCTTGCTGCTGCAACAAAAGATCTCAAGACTCGCATGATCTTAAGAGAAGTTGCTAAAGAAGAAAAAGTTGAACTCAACCAATACGAAGTTCAAATGCAGCTTTACTCCATGGCTCAACACTACAATATGAGCGTTGAAGATCTCACTAAGCAACTCCAAGAAACTAATTCTCTTCACGAGTTCACAGATCACGTTCTCATGGACAAGACATTAGACAAAATTGTTGACATCGCTTCAGGCAAAAACGCTTAA
- a CDS encoding zinc ribbon domain-containing protein, giving the protein MEIQCDKCGNQNPLGAIFCRTCGEKLEMKEMQPKVTQSANKRKMNSFMLRQLISLIVFILIALIGVGAFMKQDVPVYEEDELKKDVIVKKQKYLFNRLNNDARYKKLKKLTLTEAELAAVVTQDMKSRWESEDGKAAAEEALVIPQEFYVDILDSERIKFILRVKLNRLFETDLYSSVVYKIVNDEETGQAEFVLDGTSQGWVPVPTAASMTIKANFKAMLAESDKPEEMVKQVASVELDPEAGSIVINFVQASKKK; this is encoded by the coding sequence ATGGAAATTCAGTGCGACAAATGTGGTAACCAAAACCCCTTAGGTGCAATTTTCTGCAGAACTTGTGGAGAAAAACTTGAGATGAAAGAAATGCAGCCGAAGGTGACTCAGTCGGCTAATAAAAGGAAAATGAATTCTTTTATGCTGCGTCAGCTAATTTCATTAATTGTTTTTATATTGATTGCTTTAATTGGCGTTGGTGCATTTATGAAGCAAGATGTACCAGTCTATGAAGAGGATGAGCTTAAGAAAGATGTCATCGTCAAGAAGCAAAAGTACTTATTTAATCGCCTTAATAATGATGCTAGGTATAAAAAGCTCAAAAAACTGACTTTGACTGAAGCTGAGCTAGCGGCGGTAGTGACTCAAGATATGAAAAGCCGTTGGGAATCCGAAGATGGCAAAGCTGCCGCAGAAGAAGCACTCGTTATTCCCCAAGAGTTTTATGTCGATATTCTAGATTCGGAACGCATCAAGTTCATTTTGAGAGTTAAATTGAATCGTCTTTTCGAGACGGATCTTTATTCATCAGTAGTTTATAAAATCGTCAATGATGAAGAGACTGGACAAGCTGAATTTGTTTTAGATGGAACAAGTCAAGGTTGGGTTCCAGTTCCCACGGCGGCTAGTATGACGATTAAAGCTAACTTCAAAGCTATGTTGGCGGAGTCAGATAAGCCAGAAGAAATGGTGAAGCAAGTGGCGAGTGTTGAGCTCGATCCAGAAGCGGGTTCCATTGTTATTAATTTTGTTCAAGCAAGTAAAAAGAAGTAA
- the ileS gene encoding isoleucine--tRNA ligase, with product METENQNENFSFVESEKKILEFWKTQDVFKKSLEQTKDCPPYIFYDGPPFATGLPHHGHLVASTLKDIIPRYFTMKGRYVERRFGWDCHGLPIEHEIDKKLGMSAQDAVEKIGVKAYNEECRGIVQRFTSEWEKTISRIGRWVDFENDYKTMDTDFMESVWWVFGQLWEKGLIYQGTKVVPFSTALGTVLSNFEASSNYQDVQDPAVTIFFKLKDEDAYLAAWTTTPWTLPSNLCLCTNADIDYVKVRDEDAGKTFYMAEARLEHYSKKNTLEVLETIKGSDLKGRQYEPLFPYFAELAEENCFQILNDDYVTTESGTGIVHLAPGFGEDDNRVMQEADIKASVCPLDDAGKFTAKITDYAGAYVKDADKEIIKDLKENGRLYERSSYLHSYPFCPRSKTPLIYKSIPSWYVNVEAVKEKMIAANKQIHWVPDHIKEGRFGKWLEGARDWAISRNRVWGTPIPIWINDTTENKICVSSIEQLKELSGVELDDLHRENTDDVTFSIPGEEGTYKRITEVFDCWFESGSMPYAQFHYPFENKEVFDAGYPAEFIAEGLDQTRGWFYTLTVLSAAIFDKPAFKNVIVNGLVLAKDGRKMSKSERNFTAPDNLMEEFGADALRLYLITSGLVKGEEQKFDDKGVKDMVRTALLPWFNSFKFFKTYADLDGWDPAKHYVEGDNITDNWLISNLQTLKKNISTEMDAYQLYNVVPALFTFIEDLTNTYIRLNRGRFWAEGLEDDKCSAYSTLYTALKELSISMAPFAPFFSEFIYQELKGMDSASEAPESVHLCTYPTADESKINTILEDAVDRMNQIILLGRQKRNQVKIKVKTPLQRLTVIHKDKELLQEISRLENYIKTELNIKSVEYDQDEAKYINFFTKPNFPALGKRLGKQMGKFTGLIKKLSEKDIARFEETGSIELDCEVFTHGDIDIFREAREGHEALSNSLISLELDCELSPELLREGLAREVINRIQRSRKDAGFNVGDRIALSIKSDENLQLAIEEHQEYICGETLTDSISFEGVNSYDFEFKIEDYALELALSRA from the coding sequence ATGGAAACCGAGAATCAAAACGAGAATTTCTCTTTCGTTGAGAGCGAGAAAAAAATCCTCGAATTCTGGAAAACACAAGATGTCTTCAAGAAGTCTCTTGAGCAAACAAAAGACTGCCCCCCTTACATTTTTTACGATGGCCCTCCCTTTGCCACAGGTCTCCCTCACCACGGCCACTTAGTTGCCTCGACCCTAAAAGATATCATTCCGCGTTATTTCACCATGAAAGGTCGCTACGTCGAACGTCGTTTTGGTTGGGATTGCCATGGTCTTCCGATTGAACACGAAATCGACAAGAAACTCGGCATGAGCGCTCAAGATGCCGTAGAAAAAATTGGTGTAAAAGCTTACAACGAAGAATGCCGTGGTATCGTGCAGCGTTTCACTTCGGAATGGGAAAAAACTATTTCACGTATCGGCCGTTGGGTTGATTTCGAGAATGATTACAAAACCATGGATACTGACTTCATGGAATCCGTTTGGTGGGTCTTTGGCCAACTCTGGGAAAAAGGCCTCATTTACCAAGGCACAAAAGTCGTCCCCTTCTCCACAGCTCTTGGCACTGTACTCTCGAATTTTGAAGCAAGTTCAAACTACCAAGACGTGCAAGACCCTGCTGTCACAATCTTCTTCAAACTCAAAGATGAAGACGCTTACCTCGCAGCATGGACGACCACGCCTTGGACCCTACCGTCAAACCTCTGCCTCTGTACCAACGCCGACATTGACTACGTCAAAGTCCGTGACGAAGATGCAGGTAAAACTTTCTACATGGCTGAAGCCCGCCTTGAACACTACAGCAAGAAGAACACTTTAGAAGTTCTCGAAACCATCAAAGGTTCAGACTTAAAAGGCCGTCAATACGAACCTCTCTTCCCTTATTTTGCGGAACTCGCAGAAGAGAACTGCTTCCAGATCCTTAACGACGATTATGTAACCACTGAAAGTGGTACAGGTATTGTCCATCTCGCTCCTGGCTTTGGTGAAGACGATAATCGCGTCATGCAAGAAGCCGATATCAAAGCTTCCGTATGCCCTCTTGATGATGCAGGTAAATTCACAGCTAAAATCACTGATTATGCTGGTGCTTACGTCAAAGATGCTGACAAAGAAATCATCAAAGACCTCAAAGAAAATGGAAGACTTTACGAGCGCAGTTCCTACCTTCACTCCTACCCCTTCTGTCCTCGTTCAAAAACACCACTCATCTACAAATCGATCCCTTCTTGGTACGTGAATGTCGAAGCGGTCAAAGAAAAAATGATCGCGGCCAACAAGCAAATCCACTGGGTTCCTGACCACATCAAAGAAGGTCGTTTCGGAAAATGGCTCGAAGGCGCAAGAGACTGGGCTATCTCACGTAATCGTGTTTGGGGAACACCTATCCCCATCTGGATCAACGATACGACCGAAAACAAAATTTGTGTCTCATCTATTGAGCAGCTCAAAGAGCTTTCAGGCGTTGAACTCGACGATCTCCACCGTGAGAACACTGATGATGTCACTTTCTCGATCCCAGGAGAAGAAGGGACTTATAAGCGTATCACTGAAGTTTTCGACTGCTGGTTTGAGTCCGGATCTATGCCCTATGCTCAATTCCACTACCCATTTGAGAATAAAGAAGTCTTTGATGCAGGCTACCCTGCAGAATTCATTGCAGAAGGCCTCGACCAAACTCGTGGATGGTTCTACACACTTACAGTTCTCTCTGCAGCAATTTTCGACAAGCCAGCATTCAAAAACGTTATTGTCAACGGACTTGTCCTTGCCAAAGATGGCCGTAAAATGTCAAAGTCGGAACGCAATTTCACTGCTCCTGATAACCTCATGGAAGAATTTGGCGCCGATGCCCTACGCCTCTACCTCATCACCTCAGGCCTTGTAAAAGGCGAAGAACAGAAGTTTGATGACAAAGGAGTTAAAGACATGGTAAGAACGGCTCTGCTCCCGTGGTTTAACTCATTCAAGTTCTTCAAAACTTATGCTGATCTCGACGGCTGGGATCCTGCTAAGCATTACGTGGAAGGCGACAACATTACTGATAACTGGCTCATCTCTAATCTTCAGACTCTAAAGAAAAACATTTCTACGGAAATGGACGCGTACCAACTCTACAACGTCGTGCCTGCCCTCTTCACTTTCATCGAAGATCTCACCAATACTTACATCCGCCTCAACCGTGGACGTTTTTGGGCCGAAGGTCTAGAAGACGACAAATGCTCTGCTTACTCAACTCTTTACACAGCTCTAAAGGAACTGAGCATTAGCATGGCTCCTTTTGCACCTTTCTTCTCTGAGTTCATCTATCAAGAACTCAAAGGTATGGACTCAGCTAGCGAAGCTCCCGAGTCAGTCCATCTTTGCACTTATCCCACGGCTGATGAAAGCAAAATCAACACCATTCTTGAAGATGCGGTTGACCGCATGAATCAGATCATTTTACTTGGTAGACAGAAACGCAACCAAGTAAAAATCAAAGTAAAAACTCCACTTCAACGCCTTACGGTCATTCACAAGGACAAGGAACTCCTTCAAGAGATCTCGCGCTTAGAGAACTACATCAAAACCGAGCTCAACATCAAATCGGTTGAGTACGATCAGGACGAAGCTAAATACATTAACTTCTTCACGAAACCTAATTTCCCTGCTCTTGGCAAACGCCTTGGTAAGCAAATGGGTAAGTTCACTGGTTTGATTAAAAAACTAAGCGAAAAAGATATTGCCCGCTTTGAAGAAACTGGCTCCATCGAACTTGACTGCGAAGTATTCACTCATGGTGATATTGACATTTTCCGCGAAGCTCGCGAAGGTCATGAAGCCCTATCCAATAGCCTCATTTCTTTAGAACTCGATTGCGAACTCAGCCCAGAACTTCTCCGCGAAGGACTTGCACGCGAAGTCATCAACCGCATCCAACGCTCCCGAAAAGACGCTGGCTTCAATGTAGGTGACAGAATTGCTCTTAGCATTAAGAGTGACGAAAACTTGCAGCTCGCCATTGAAGAGCACCAAGAATATATTTGCGGAGAAACCCTCACAGATTCAATTTCTTTTGAGGGTGTTAATTCCTACGATTTTGAATTTAAAATCGAAGACTACGCTTTAGAACTGGCTCTAAGTAGAGCCTAA
- the clpX gene encoding ATP-dependent Clp protease ATP-binding subunit ClpX has protein sequence MSKEKNSTCSFCSRDKEQTGELIASPTGSFICRDCVEICSEILFPQQSMADVAEGEEQAQAQKIPFNLLAPKEIKHVLDDYVIGQDYAKRTLSVAVYNHYKRVQNNLFHPEGAHDLEMEKSNVLLLGPSGCGKTLLAKTLAKVLDVPFTIFDATTVTEAGYVGEDVENIILRLIQAADGDIEKAQYGIIYVDEIDKKAKKGENMSITRDVSGEGVQQSLLKIIEGTHCNVPPKGGRKHPNQDYIQIDTRNILFICAGAFVGLEDVIRGRLGRRVIGFADQGNGVKSDAEIEEIMREVEPGDLVKYGLIPELIGRLPVISTLNPLKEEDLVHILTNVKNSIIKQYQYILMSDGIKLSFSDEALKEMAHQAIDKGTGARGLRSILEKSMLELMFELPSRTDVEEVIISKEFVSEGTEPEYILKKAKSKKSS, from the coding sequence ATGTCCAAAGAGAAAAACAGCACATGCTCTTTCTGCTCACGTGACAAAGAGCAAACTGGCGAACTTATTGCGAGCCCAACCGGCAGCTTTATCTGCCGTGATTGCGTAGAGATCTGCTCTGAGATCCTTTTCCCCCAACAGAGCATGGCTGATGTTGCAGAAGGCGAAGAACAAGCACAAGCTCAGAAAATTCCTTTCAACCTTTTGGCTCCGAAAGAAATTAAGCACGTCCTAGACGACTACGTCATTGGCCAAGATTACGCCAAAAGAACTCTCTCTGTTGCCGTATATAACCATTACAAACGCGTACAAAACAACCTTTTCCATCCAGAAGGTGCACATGACCTCGAAATGGAAAAGAGTAATGTACTTTTACTCGGCCCAAGTGGCTGCGGTAAAACACTTCTCGCTAAAACTTTAGCTAAAGTCCTCGATGTTCCTTTCACTATTTTTGATGCCACCACAGTAACTGAAGCTGGTTACGTTGGCGAAGATGTTGAAAACATCATCCTCAGACTCATCCAAGCAGCTGACGGTGATATTGAGAAAGCTCAATACGGCATTATTTACGTTGACGAGATTGACAAAAAAGCCAAAAAAGGCGAAAACATGTCAATCACTCGTGATGTATCTGGTGAAGGCGTTCAACAATCTCTCTTAAAAATTATTGAGGGCACACACTGCAACGTTCCACCCAAGGGCGGACGCAAGCACCCCAATCAAGATTATATTCAAATCGACACTCGAAACATCCTCTTTATTTGCGCAGGTGCATTTGTCGGGCTCGAAGACGTGATTCGCGGTCGCTTAGGGCGTCGCGTTATCGGTTTTGCCGATCAAGGCAACGGCGTGAAATCCGATGCGGAAATCGAAGAGATCATGCGTGAAGTAGAACCTGGCGACCTCGTCAAATACGGACTTATTCCTGAACTTATTGGCCGACTGCCCGTCATCTCTACTCTCAACCCACTCAAAGAAGAAGATTTAGTCCACATTCTTACGAATGTAAAAAACTCAATCATTAAGCAGTATCAGTACATCCTTATGAGTGATGGTATTAAACTTTCCTTTAGTGATGAAGCACTCAAAGAAATGGCTCACCAGGCCATTGACAAAGGCACTGGCGCTCGTGGTTTACGCTCTATCTTAGAGAAATCAATGCTCGAACTCATGTTCGAACTTCCCAGCCGCACAGACGTGGAAGAAGTTATCATCAGCAAAGAGTTTGTTTCTGAAGGCACTGAACCTGAGTACATACTCAAAAAGGCCAAGAGTAAAAAGAGCTCCTAA
- a CDS encoding alanine/glycine:cation symporter family protein: protein MKRAIFLLLLTLCTSISADSSVEKNDPVVVQELEPAQAQQESESIEASSTAAVSPVVNSEAEKEDGGFISKATASMDKIIGKITSVLFSVIMFDIAFGLLGTSVPLVVVTLMVGAIFFTFRYNFITFKLFAHGIQVVRGKFDKEGEAGEVNHFKALTSALSATVGLGNIAGVAIAVHQGGPGAVFWMILAAFFGMASKFSSCTLAQKYRVINNDGSFSGGPMYYLEMGLKEKGLAKLGTVFAVAYALMIIGGAMGGGNMFQGNQAWGALQQDFLGGSQDPKAAWIFGITLASLVGLVIIGGIKRIGKATEFIVPFMCGLYVIVSLYIIGMNASQIIPSLKSIVTMAFSQNAAFGGFIGVLIMGVRRAAFSNEAGVGSAAVVHAAAKNEEPVMEGVVAMLGPFIDTVIICLMTALVIIITDVSAQYPAEFSKGAIMTAKAWSSAGTYMPKVLTVCIVLFAFSTMISWCYYGERGWIYLVDKFFGKGKGISSLIIYRALFVFCVFLGVVVNAGAVLDFSDAMILGMAFPNIIGMIILSGRVKGWAKDYMNKLKSGEIAPTK from the coding sequence ATGAAACGAGCAATATTTTTACTATTATTAACATTATGTACATCGATCTCCGCTGATAGTAGTGTAGAAAAAAATGATCCCGTAGTGGTTCAAGAACTAGAGCCTGCCCAGGCGCAGCAAGAGTCGGAGTCAATTGAGGCTTCTTCAACGGCTGCTGTTAGCCCTGTTGTTAATTCAGAGGCTGAAAAGGAAGATGGCGGTTTTATTTCAAAAGCGACAGCTTCAATGGATAAGATTATCGGTAAGATCACCAGTGTCTTATTTAGCGTTATCATGTTTGATATTGCCTTTGGCTTATTAGGTACAAGTGTGCCTTTAGTTGTGGTTACCTTGATGGTAGGTGCGATATTTTTCACTTTCCGTTATAACTTTATTACCTTTAAGCTTTTTGCTCATGGTATACAGGTCGTACGCGGTAAGTTTGACAAAGAAGGAGAAGCTGGAGAAGTTAATCATTTCAAGGCTTTAACATCTGCTCTTAGTGCAACAGTCGGTTTAGGTAATATTGCTGGTGTCGCAATTGCCGTGCACCAAGGTGGTCCAGGGGCTGTTTTTTGGATGATCTTAGCCGCATTTTTTGGTATGGCCTCTAAGTTTTCCTCTTGTACACTCGCTCAGAAATACCGCGTGATTAATAATGATGGTTCTTTTTCTGGTGGTCCGATGTATTATTTAGAAATGGGTTTGAAAGAAAAGGGCTTAGCAAAACTTGGTACTGTATTTGCTGTAGCCTATGCCTTGATGATTATTGGTGGAGCCATGGGTGGAGGTAATATGTTTCAGGGCAATCAAGCCTGGGGAGCTTTACAACAAGACTTTTTAGGCGGTTCACAAGATCCTAAAGCTGCATGGATTTTTGGTATTACTTTAGCTTCTTTAGTGGGGCTCGTGATTATTGGAGGGATTAAACGCATTGGTAAGGCGACAGAATTTATTGTTCCCTTTATGTGTGGGCTTTACGTAATTGTTTCACTCTATATAATTGGGATGAATGCGAGTCAGATCATTCCATCACTCAAATCTATAGTCACTATGGCCTTCTCTCAAAATGCAGCTTTTGGTGGTTTTATAGGGGTGTTAATTATGGGGGTTAGACGTGCCGCCTTCTCCAATGAAGCGGGTGTGGGTTCGGCAGCAGTTGTCCATGCGGCAGCAAAAAATGAAGAGCCAGTGATGGAAGGTGTCGTGGCTATGTTAGGCCCTTTTATTGATACAGTTATTATATGTTTAATGACAGCCTTGGTAATTATTATTACGGATGTGAGTGCGCAGTACCCTGCAGAGTTTAGTAAGGGGGCTATCATGACGGCAAAGGCATGGAGTAGCGCAGGTACTTACATGCCTAAGGTCTTAACAGTTTGCATTGTGCTCTTTGCTTTTTCAACCATGATTTCGTGGTGTTATTACGGTGAGCGAGGTTGGATATATTTAGTAGATAAATTTTTCGGCAAAGGTAAAGGAATTAGCTCATTAATTATTTACCGAGCTTTATTTGTTTTTTGTGTTTTCCTTGGAGTTGTAGTCAATGCGGGTGCAGTCCTAGATTTTTCTGATGCCATGATTTTGGGTATGGCTTTTCCTAATATTATAGGCATGATTATTTTGTCGGGAAGAGTAAAAGGCTGGGCAAAAGATTATATGAATAAATTAAAATCGGGCGAAATTGCCCCAACAAAGTAA